From the genome of Bacillus carboniphilus:
ATATGGGTTATCTGCTGTATATGGTTCAATACTCATTTCTGGACTCATCGTTATGCTTATATCTGGTATCTTTGGAAAGCTACTACGCTTTTTCCCGCCTGTCGTTACAGGTTCTGTAGTTACAATCATCGGAATCACACTTATTCCGGTTGCAATGAACAACATGGCAGGTGGTCAAGGTAGTGAAAATTTTGGTTCTCTCCCTAACCTGGCTTTAGCCATTGGTACTTTAATCTTTATCATCCTACTATACCGTTTCTTTACCGGGTTCATCCGTGCTATTGCTATTTTACTAGGACTAATCACTGGAACAGTAGTCGCCTTCTTCATGGGTATGGTTGATTTCACGCCAGTGGCAGATGCTTCTTGGTTCCATATGGTCAAGCCTTTCTACTTTGGAACACCAACCATTGAGTGGACTGCGGTGATTACGATGACTTTAGTTGCATTAGTGAGTTTAGTAGAATCAACAGGTGTATACTTTGCTCTAAGTGATATTTGCGAAGAAAAAATTACGGAAAAAGATGTAACAAGAGGCTACCGTGCTGAAGGATTAGCGATAATCATCGGAGGAATTTTTAACGCTTTTCCTTACACCACTTACTCTCAAAACGTTGGACTGCTTCAGCTTTCAGGTGTTAAAACAAAGAAAGTCATCTACCTAACTGGTATTTTCCTTATTCTATTTGGGCTAGTACCAAAAATCGGTGCCTTTACAACGATCATTCCAACCTCCGTACTTGGCGGCGCAATGGTTGCCATGTTTGGAATGGTAGTAGCATATGGAATCAAGATGCTTGGAAGAGTTGACTTTAATAAACAGGAAAACCTTTTAATCATTGCATGTTCGGTTGGAATGGGGCTTGGTGTGACCGTTGTCCCTGAACTATTCGCTCGTTTACCGGAAGGTGTCCAAATCTTAACAAGCAATGGGATTGTGGCCGGAAGTATTACAGCTATTATTCTTAATATCTTATTTAATGAGTTATCCTTTGCAAAAAAGAAAGTCACTACAACGGATGTAGTGGAGCAGAAAGCTTCATAATCAGTTATTCACACAAAAAAACAAGCTCCGGCAAAAAACCGGGCTTGTTTTTTATTAAAGGAAAAAGAGTATAAATAAACCTATAGCAAAACAGTAATAAGCAAAATATTTCAAATTGCCACGTTCCATAATCCCCATGAACCACTTTAAAGAAAAGTACGAAAGTCCAAGTGATAATAAAAAGGCAATGATATATGGAATCAGCATTTCACCAAAGTCTATATCTGTAATTTTTAATACAATCGTTCCGAGACTAACAGGAATGTACAGTAAGAATGAAAAACGTAACGCCGTCTCTCTTTTCATTCCAATTCCCATGGCTGCTACAATGGTAGCTCCGGATCTACTGATACCCGGGATCAATGCAACCGCTTGGGCAAATCCAACAATGAGCGCATCCTTCCAAGTAAGGTTTCGGTCTCCTTTTCTACCTTTCAAATTTCGAATCAGCCAGAGAGCGAGACCTGTCACTAATAGAGCAACAGCAATTGGGGTAATCCCTCTGAAGTGTGAGGAAATTGCATCTTCAAACAAGAGACCGATGACACCAGCTGGGATGGTGGCTAATACTAAATAGACAATCATCATAAAGTCATCTTTGTTCTCTTTCTCTCTTTTAGTTACAAAGCTTCCCCCGTTCACCGCG
Proteins encoded in this window:
- a CDS encoding undecaprenyl-diphosphate phosphatase: MEELMILLKYAFLGALQGFTEPIPISSSGHLVLAQELLGITVPDNDFSFEVLMNFASLLAVLLIYRKDLMRIAVNGGSFVTKREKENKDDFMMIVYLVLATIPAGVIGLLFEDAISSHFRGITPIAVALLVTGLALWLIRNLKGRKGDRNLTWKDALIVGFAQAVALIPGISRSGATIVAAMGIGMKRETALRFSFLLYIPVSLGTIVLKITDIDFGEMLIPYIIAFLLSLGLSYFSLKWFMGIMERGNLKYFAYYCFAIGLFILFFL